Proteins found in one Oncorhynchus gorbuscha isolate QuinsamMale2020 ecotype Even-year linkage group LG15, OgorEven_v1.0, whole genome shotgun sequence genomic segment:
- the LOC123998257 gene encoding phosphatidylinositol 4-phosphate 5-kinase type-1 alpha-like produces the protein MATAVPVDSGLTAPTGSSASRKVASPEIPGSSQSMKKTIGHRGVETNTGETTYKKTTSSALKGAIQLGITHTVGSLSQKAERDVLMQDFVVVESIFFPSEGSNLTPAHHYSDFRFKTYAPIAFRYFRELFGIRPDDYLYSLCNDGLIELSNSGASGSLFYVSSDDEFIIKTVQHKEAEFLQKLLPGYFMNLNQNKRTLLPKFYGLYCIQAGGKNIRLVVMNNLLPRVVHMHHKYDMKGSTYKRRASAKERDKTFPTFKDLDFIQDLPDGLLLETDNYNALSKTIQRDCLLLQSFKIMDYSLLVGIHNLEQASRERERGGGQMGDSGGSEGAVTPDQRRPQAQKSLYCTAMESIQGEARGKGALESEDHMGGIPARNSKGERLLVFIGIIDILQSYRFIKKLEHSWKALVHDGDTVSVHRPGFYAERFQQFMCNTVFKKIPLKLSPSKKSRGGGPGGLRRAPTLGGPTPLSHAAGQSVVDSRLVYQSHFNKADAEGDSGMQSGRPDLVPRTPPLAGGSGDAEANFSTSSLGSTGLTSSSPPLQSVGVEVHRAVTSTDQDHGVSHSMGAEVEASGDQSGNEDAISLSDIVPETNICF, from the exons gGTCCAGTGCGTCTCGGAAAGTGGCATCTCCAGAG atTCCTGGATCCAGTCAGAGTATGAAGAAGACCATTGGACACAGAGGAGTTGAGACGAACACTGGAGAGACCACCTATAAGAAG ACTACATCGTCAGCCCTGAAAGGAGCAATTCAGCTGGGCATCACTCACACTGTGGGCAGCCTGAGTCAGAAGGCTGAGAGGGATGTTCTCATGCAGGACTTTGTGGTGGTCGAGAGCATCTTCTTCCCCAG tgagGGCAGTAACCTGACCCCTGCCCACCACTACAGTGATTTCAGGTTTAAGACCTACGCCCCCATCGCCTTCCGCTACTTCAGAGAACTATTTGGCATCCGGCCAGACGACTACCTG TACTCTCTGTGTAACGATGGCCTGATAGAGCTGTCTAACTCCGGCGCCAGCGGCTCTCTCTTCTACGTGTCCAGTGATGATGAGTTCATTATCAAGACGGTGCAGCACAAAGAGGCTGAGTTTCTCCAGAAGCTACTGCCAGGATACTTCATG AACCTGAATCAGAACAAACGGACCCTGCTCCCTAAGTTCTATGGTCTGTACTGCATCCAGGCGGGAGGGAAGAACATCCGCCTGGTGGTGATGAACAACCTGCTGCCCCGTGTGGTCCACATGCACCATAAGTACGACATGAAGGGTTCCACCTATAAGAGACGGGCCTCAGCCAAGGAGAGGGACAAGACTTTTCCCACCTTTAAAGACCTGGACTTCATCCAGGACCTGCCTGATGGACTACTGCTGGAGACGGACAACTACAACGCCCTTAGCAAGACCATCcagagagactgcctg CTCCTGCAGAGTTTTAAAATCATGGACTACAGTCTACTGGTGGGGATCCATAACCTGGAGCAggctagtagagagagggagcgaggtggGGGGCAGATGGGGGACAGTGGGGGGTCAGAGGGGGCGGTGACCCCAGACCAGCGCCGACCCCAGGCCCAGAAAAGTCTATACTGCACAGCCATGGAGTCTATACAGGGAGAGGCCCGCGGGAAGGGAGCCCTGGAGTCTGAGGACCA TATGGGCGGGATCCCAGCCAGGAACTCTAAAGGAGAGAGGTTGCTGGTCTTTATCGGCATCATCGACATTCTGCAGTCCTACAG GTTCATCAAGAAGTTGGAACACTCGTGGAAGGCCCTCGTCCATGATGGG GATACAGTGTCGGTGCACAGACCAGGCTTCTACGCTGAGCGCTTCCAACAATTCATGTGTAACACAGTGTTCAAGAAGATCCCAT TGAAGCTCTCCCCATCCAAGAAGTCTCGTGGTGGGGGTCCGGGGGGTCTGAGGAGAGCTCCTACCCTGGGAGGCCCCACCCCACTCTCCCACGCtgctggacagtctgtggtggacTCCCGACTCGTCTACCAATCACACTTCAACAAGGCTGACGCAGAGGGAGACAGTG GCATGCAGTCGGGCAGGCCAGACCTGGTGCCAAGGACCCCTCCACTGGCGGGAGGGTCAGGGGATGCAGAGGCCAACTTTTCCACGTCCTCATTAGGAAGCACAGgactcacctcctcctctcctccgctaca gtcAGTAGGGGTTGAGGTACATAGAGCAGTAACAAGCACAGACCAAGACCACGGTGTCTCCCACAG tatggGTGCGGAAGTGGAAGCGTCAGGTGATCAGTCGGGTAATGAAGATGCCATCTCACTATCCGACATTGTCCCAGAGACTAACATCTGCTTT TAA